In one window of Macaca thibetana thibetana isolate TM-01 chromosome 5, ASM2454274v1, whole genome shotgun sequence DNA:
- the CASP3 gene encoding caspase-3: MENTENSVDSKSIKSLEPKIIHGSKSVDSGISLDNSYKMDYPEMGLCIIINNKNFHKSTGMASRSGTDVDAANLRETFINLKYEVRNKNDLTREEIVELMRNVSKEDHSKRSSFVCVLLSHGEEGIIFGTNGPLDLKKITSFFRGDCCRSLTGKPKLFIIQACRGTELDCGIETDSGVEDDMACHKIPVEADFLYAYSTAPGYYSWRNSKDGSWFIQSLCAMLKQYADKLEFMHILTRVNRKVATEFESFSLDATFHAKKQIPCIVSMLTKELYFYH; the protein is encoded by the exons ATGGAGAACACTGAAAACTCAGTGGATTCAAAATCCATTAAAAGTTTGGAACC AAAAATCATACATGGAAGCAAATCAGTGGACTCTGGAATATCCCTGGACAACAGTTATAAAATGGATTATCCTGAGATGGGTTTAtgtataataattaataataagaaTTTTCATAAAAGCACTG GAATGGCATCTCGGTCTGGTACAGATGTTGATGCAGCAAACCTCAGGGAAACATTCATAAACTTGAAATATGAAGTCAGGAATAAAAACGATCTTACACGTGAAGAAATTGTGGAATTGATGCGTAATG TTTCTAAAGAAGATCACAGCAAAAGGAGCAGTTTTGTTTGTGTGCTTCTGAGCCATGGTGAAGAAGGAATAATTTTTGGAACAAATGGACCTCTTGAcctgaaaaaaattacaagctTTTTCAGAGGGGATTGTTGTAGAAGTCTAACTGGAAAACCCAAACTTTTCATTATTCAG GCCTGCCGTGGCACAGAACTGGACTGTGGCATTGAGACAGACAGTGGTGTTGAGGATGACATGGCGTGTCATAAAATCCCAGTGGAGGCCGACTTCTTGTATGCATACTCCACAGCACCTG GTTATTATTCTTGGCGAAATTCAAAGGATGGCTCCTGGTTCATCCAGTCGCTTTGTGCCATGCTGAAACAGTACGCCGACAAGCTTGAATTTATGCACATTCTTACCCGGGTTAACCGAAAGGTGGCAACAGAATTTGAGTCCTTTTCCCTTGATGCTACTTTTcatgcaaagaaacagattcCATGTATTGTTTCCATGCTCACAAAAGAACTGTATTTTTATCACTAA